The Anaerolineae bacterium genome includes a region encoding these proteins:
- the hisA gene encoding 1-(5-phosphoribosyl)-5-[(5-phosphoribosylamino)methylideneamino]imidazole-4-carboxamide isomerase, translating into MKIFAAIDLKNGKCVRLVQGDPGAETVYSDNPAKMADTWEAIGTDWLHVVNLDGAFGDKEKAAQNINALQAILDRVSAPVQFGGGLRSPEDIEQALEMGVTRVVIGSLAVDRPRQMLDILAQFGPERIALGLDVKAGKVAAHGWRELSETDPIKLAQLIHTAGLRHVIHTDISRDGMLTGANVEASVALARAGNLDSSGRRFEVIVSGGVAGIEDVKKVKAAENEGIEGLVIGKALYTGAVDLAEAMRIAHRK; encoded by the coding sequence GCAGGGCGACCCAGGCGCGGAAACCGTTTATAGCGACAACCCCGCCAAAATGGCCGACACCTGGGAAGCCATTGGCACGGACTGGCTGCACGTGGTTAATCTGGACGGCGCGTTTGGCGACAAAGAAAAAGCCGCCCAAAACATTAACGCCCTGCAAGCCATTCTGGATCGGGTGTCTGCGCCGGTGCAATTTGGCGGGGGATTGCGCTCGCCGGAAGACATCGAACAGGCCCTGGAGATGGGGGTGACCCGCGTGGTCATCGGCTCATTGGCGGTGGATCGCCCGCGCCAGATGCTCGATATCCTGGCCCAGTTTGGCCCGGAACGTATTGCCCTGGGCCTGGATGTAAAAGCGGGCAAAGTAGCCGCGCACGGCTGGCGCGAGTTGAGCGAAACCGACCCCATCAAACTGGCCCAACTCATTCACACCGCCGGCCTGCGCCACGTTATCCACACCGACATTTCCCGCGACGGCATGCTGACCGGCGCAAACGTGGAAGCTTCTGTCGCCCTGGCCCGGGCCGGCAATCTCGATTCATCAGGCCGCCGCTTTGAGGTGATCGTGTCCGGCGGCGTGGCCGGCATCGAGGATGTCAAAAAGGTTAAAGCGGCGGAAAACGAGGGCATTGAGGGCTTGGTTATCGGCAAAGCCCTCTACACCGGCGCGGTTGACCTGGCTGAAGCCATGCGGATAGCGCATAGAAAATAG
- a CDS encoding tetratricopeptide repeat protein — protein sequence MTDYKASLLKLYNNLQILQEREAKYGGNTPLDLVNQINDHHQAINLTEQADRGELSEAEWQTATKPLLAFSGGQVVNIEAQTYVAGDQHIHQRANLVLAIILGLIATMATVLAVPGVSGWVYGLFTPLPFAPAAEGVTLIVIANFHYPEGVAHTEAHAEIHRAIEQAKTELGITDTLRVEVEPTTLFGDDQDAARKLGDRYNAAIVIWGEDTGVRVTINFLNLKQPAFENALVKISETERTQLADPSAYAKFITTDLPAQLTFLALFAVGRSYFIQEEYMEAIKVYTKVIELKPDDADIYNNRGVAYYASGDLEKASMDFNKAIQLKPNLAEAYIGQGLVYAASDNLEQAIKEYTKAIELKPDYAGAYNNRGLAYSASGDLENAIADFTQAIELKPDYAEAYVSRGFAYATSNDLKQAIADFTQAIELKPDDAIAYTNRGAAYKDSSDPEKAITDFNKAIQLKPDFAEAYNNRGAAYGTSGDQKQAITNYNKAIQLKPDFAGAYNNRGLAYSASGNLKKAIADYTQAIQLKPDYAEA from the coding sequence ATGACTGACTATAAAGCTTCTCTTCTCAAACTTTATAACAACTTGCAAATTCTGCAAGAGCGTGAAGCCAAATACGGCGGCAACACGCCATTGGATTTGGTCAACCAGATTAACGACCACCACCAGGCCATTAACCTGACCGAGCAAGCTGACCGGGGCGAGTTGAGTGAAGCCGAATGGCAAACCGCAACCAAACCGCTCCTGGCTTTTAGCGGCGGGCAGGTGGTTAATATTGAGGCCCAAACCTACGTGGCCGGCGACCAACATATCCACCAAAGAGCCAACCTGGTTTTGGCAATTATCCTAGGGTTGATAGCCACCATGGCGACTGTTTTGGCCGTGCCGGGTGTCAGTGGTTGGGTTTATGGGTTATTCACCCCCCTGCCGTTTGCGCCCGCCGCCGAGGGTGTAACGCTGATTGTGATTGCCAATTTTCACTATCCCGAAGGCGTGGCCCACACCGAAGCTCACGCCGAAATTCACCGGGCTATTGAACAGGCTAAAACTGAACTGGGAATTACCGACACTCTACGGGTCGAGGTCGAGCCAACAACACTATTTGGCGATGACCAAGACGCAGCCAGGAAACTGGGCGACCGATACAACGCGGCTATAGTAATTTGGGGCGAGGATACAGGGGTGCGGGTAACGATCAACTTTCTCAACCTGAAGCAACCTGCTTTTGAAAATGCTCTAGTCAAGATTAGCGAAACTGAGCGAACACAACTGGCTGACCCTAGCGCGTATGCCAAATTTATAACCACCGATTTACCGGCTCAACTTACTTTTCTTGCTCTGTTTGCAGTAGGACGATCCTATTTTATTCAAGAAGAATACATGGAGGCAATTAAGGTCTATACTAAAGTCATCGAACTCAAACCGGATGACGCAGACATCTACAACAATCGAGGGGTTGCTTATTATGCATCTGGCGACCTGGAAAAAGCCAGTATGGATTTTAACAAAGCCATTCAACTGAAACCCAACCTTGCAGAAGCCTACATTGGTCAGGGGCTTGTTTATGCTGCCTCTGATAATCTAGAGCAAGCCATCAAGGAGTATACCAAAGCTATTGAACTCAAGCCGGACTACGCAGGAGCCTACAACAACAGGGGGCTTGCTTACTCCGCCTCTGGCGACCTGGAAAATGCCATCGCCGACTTCACCCAAGCTATTGAACTTAAGCCGGACTACGCAGAAGCTTACGTCAGTCGGGGATTTGCTTACGCAACCTCCAACGACCTGAAGCAAGCCATCGCCGACTTCACCCAAGCCATTGAACTCAAACCAGACGACGCAATTGCCTACACCAATCGGGGGGCGGCTTACAAAGACTCTAGCGACCCGGAAAAAGCCATCACCGACTTCAACAAAGCCATTCAACTCAAGCCGGACTTCGCAGAAGCCTACAACAACCGGGGGGCGGCCTATGGTACCTCCGGCGACCAAAAGCAAGCCATCACCAACTACAACAAAGCCATTCAACTCAAGCCAGACTTCGCAGGAGCCTACAACAACAGGGGGCTTGCTTACTCCGCCTCTGGCAACCTAAAAAAAGCCATCGCCGACTACACCCAGGCCATTCAACTCAAGCCGGATTACGCAGAAGCCTA